A genome region from Thermomonospora amylolytica includes the following:
- a CDS encoding LLM class flavin-dependent oxidoreductase codes for MSIPFSVLDLSPVVTGSTSAQALRNTLDLARHTERLGYHRYWLAEHHNMPGIASSATAVLIGQVAAATERIRVGSGGVMLPNHPPLVVAEQFGTLEALYPGRIDLGIGRAPGTDQSTARALRRATGPLSVDDFPEQLVELRRYFDDDSAATPAAGNRPPMWLLGSSGYSARLAGMLGLPFAFAHHFSAENTLPALALYRESFRPSADLDRPYAMVAVSVTAAETDERAHELARPQALQFLRLRQGLPGPLPSPEEAAAHPYTPLEQEIIASRLDSQVVGGPGTVRARMDALIKSTEADEVMVTTSVYAHADRRRSYELLADLYDLAGSPAAQVV; via the coding sequence ATGAGCATTCCCTTCTCCGTCCTCGACCTGTCCCCCGTGGTCACCGGCTCGACCTCCGCCCAGGCCCTGCGCAACACCCTGGACCTGGCCCGGCACACCGAGCGGCTGGGCTACCACCGGTACTGGCTGGCCGAGCACCACAACATGCCCGGCATCGCCAGCTCGGCGACCGCGGTGCTGATCGGCCAGGTCGCCGCCGCCACGGAACGGATCCGGGTCGGCTCGGGCGGCGTGATGCTCCCCAACCACCCGCCGCTGGTGGTGGCCGAGCAGTTCGGCACCCTGGAGGCGCTGTATCCGGGGCGGATCGACCTGGGCATCGGCCGCGCCCCCGGCACCGACCAGAGCACCGCCCGGGCGCTGCGGCGGGCCACCGGGCCGCTGTCGGTGGACGACTTCCCCGAGCAGCTCGTCGAGCTGCGCCGCTACTTCGACGACGACAGCGCCGCGACCCCGGCCGCGGGCAACCGGCCGCCGATGTGGCTGCTGGGCTCCAGCGGCTACAGCGCCCGGCTGGCGGGGATGCTGGGCCTGCCGTTCGCGTTCGCCCACCACTTCAGCGCCGAGAACACCCTTCCCGCGCTGGCGCTCTACCGCGAGTCGTTCCGTCCCTCGGCCGACCTGGACCGCCCGTACGCGATGGTCGCCGTGTCGGTGACCGCCGCCGAGACCGACGAACGCGCCCACGAGCTGGCCCGCCCGCAGGCCCTGCAGTTCCTGCGCCTGCGCCAGGGCCTGCCCGGTCCGCTGCCCAGCCCCGAGGAGGCCGCCGCCCACCCGTACACGCCGCTGGAGCAGGAGATCATCGCCTCCCGCCTGGACTCCCAGGTCGTCGGCGGCCCCGGCACCGTGCGCGCCAGGATGGACGCCCTGATCAAGTCCACCGAGGCCGACGAGGTCATGGTCACCACCAGCGTCTACGCCCACGCCGACCGCCGCCGTTCCTACGAGCTCCTGGCGGACCTGTACGACCTGGCCGGCTCACCGGCCGCGCAGGTCGTGTGA
- a CDS encoding archease: MRPSSTPAAGEGGHRGVPHTADLRIEAWGPTWERCIAEAVAGLVESFADTSGVRTRWTVTVDVPPGPDADVLVAVLDEVIYRLDVDGEVVLGAEITRAPDGRPAARLSVGDAAEATAVGAVPKAVSLHDLRFGPEDGRWSCAVTIDV, translated from the coding sequence GTGAGACCGTCGTCCACTCCGGCCGCCGGCGAGGGCGGGCATCGCGGTGTCCCGCACACGGCGGACCTGCGGATCGAGGCGTGGGGGCCGACCTGGGAACGCTGCATCGCCGAGGCGGTGGCCGGGCTGGTGGAGTCCTTCGCCGACACCTCCGGCGTCCGGACGCGGTGGACCGTCACGGTGGACGTGCCGCCGGGACCGGACGCGGACGTGCTGGTGGCCGTGCTGGACGAGGTGATCTACCGGCTGGACGTCGACGGCGAGGTCGTTCTCGGCGCCGAGATCACCCGGGCGCCGGACGGCAGGCCGGCGGCCCGGCTGTCGGTCGGGGACGCGGCGGAGGCGACTGCGGTCGGCGCGGTGCCCAAGGCGGTGTCGCTGCACGACCTGCGCTTCGGCCCAGAAGACGGCCGCTGGTCGTGCGCGGTGACGATCGACGTGTGA
- a CDS encoding RtcB family protein produces the protein MTVHLAAEGPYRFRIEPTGAMRVPGVVFASRELLHGADKAIEQVANVAMLPGVVDASYAMPDVHWGYGFAIGGVAATDPREGGVVSPGGVGFDISCGVRLLAADIDAAGLRPVLERVMDGLDPAIPRGMGKGAVWHLPGRRELTGILTGGSRYAVEHGHGDERDLLRCEDAGAVADADPGQVGERAVQRGAQQVGSLGSGNHFLEVQRVAEVYDPAAAEAFGLRPDQVCVMIHCGSRGLGHQICTDHVRAMEKQMARHGITVPDRQLACAPVDSAEGRAYLGAMAAAANYGRANRQLLAQAARQVFRRAAGARLDLVYDVSHNLAKLEDHEVGGERRRLCVHRKGATRALPPGHPDLPPDLREVGQPVLIPGTMGTSSYVLVGVPGGRAFHSTCHGAGRVRSRHQAARGVSGRHLRDTMEAHGIAVRASSWRGLAEETPDAYKDVSAVVEASEGAGLCRKVARLTPIGVVKG, from the coding sequence ATGACCGTGCACCTTGCGGCGGAGGGGCCGTACCGGTTCCGGATCGAGCCCACCGGCGCCATGCGCGTGCCCGGCGTGGTGTTCGCCTCACGCGAGTTGCTGCACGGGGCCGACAAGGCGATCGAGCAGGTCGCCAACGTCGCCATGCTGCCGGGCGTGGTGGACGCCTCGTACGCCATGCCCGACGTCCACTGGGGGTACGGCTTCGCCATCGGCGGCGTGGCGGCCACCGACCCGCGCGAGGGCGGCGTGGTCTCGCCCGGCGGCGTCGGCTTCGACATCTCGTGCGGGGTACGGCTGCTGGCCGCCGACATCGACGCCGCGGGACTGAGGCCCGTGCTGGAACGGGTGATGGACGGCCTCGACCCGGCCATCCCGCGCGGCATGGGCAAGGGCGCGGTCTGGCACCTGCCCGGCCGCAGGGAACTGACCGGCATCCTCACCGGCGGCTCGCGGTACGCGGTCGAGCACGGCCACGGCGACGAGCGGGACCTGCTGCGGTGCGAGGACGCCGGGGCGGTCGCCGACGCCGACCCCGGCCAGGTGGGCGAACGGGCCGTGCAGCGGGGGGCGCAGCAGGTCGGCAGCCTGGGCTCGGGCAACCACTTCCTCGAGGTGCAGCGGGTCGCCGAGGTGTACGACCCGGCCGCCGCCGAGGCGTTCGGGCTGCGCCCGGACCAGGTCTGCGTCATGATCCACTGCGGCTCGCGCGGCCTGGGGCACCAGATCTGCACCGACCACGTACGGGCGATGGAGAAACAGATGGCGCGGCACGGCATCACGGTGCCCGACCGGCAGTTGGCCTGCGCACCGGTCGACTCCGCCGAGGGCCGGGCCTACCTGGGCGCCATGGCCGCGGCGGCCAACTACGGCCGCGCCAACCGGCAACTGCTCGCCCAGGCGGCGCGCCAGGTCTTCCGGCGTGCGGCGGGCGCCCGGCTCGACCTGGTCTACGACGTCTCGCACAACCTCGCCAAGCTGGAGGACCACGAGGTCGGCGGCGAGCGGCGGCGGCTGTGCGTGCACCGCAAGGGGGCCACGCGGGCACTGCCGCCCGGTCACCCCGACCTGCCGCCGGACCTGCGCGAGGTCGGCCAGCCGGTGCTGATCCCCGGCACGATGGGAACCTCGTCGTACGTCCTGGTCGGTGTGCCGGGAGGGCGGGCCTTCCACTCCACCTGCCACGGCGCCGGCCGGGTGCGGAGCCGCCACCAGGCCGCCCGCGGGGTCAGCGGCAGGCACCTGCGGGACACGATGGAGGCCCACGGCATCGCGGTGCGCGCCTCGTCGTGGCGCGGCCTGGCCGAGGAGACCCCGGACGCCTACAAGGACGTGTCCGCCGTGGTCGAGGCGAGCGAGGGGGCGGGGCTGTGCCGCAAGGTCGCCCGCCTGACCCCGATCGGCGTCGTCAAGGGCTGA
- a CDS encoding protein-L-isoaspartate(D-aspartate) O-methyltransferase, giving the protein MVPQRGGGDALIRALHDHGVRDPRVLDAFRRTAREPFVPAEYVDMAREDVPVPIPHGQVTSQPSLIARMVAALRLTGRERVLEVGTGLGFQTAVLGRLAGEVWSVEQYADLAEQARANLTAAGVRNATVVVGDGTQGLAEHAPYDGIVVSAAAPQVPSPLAAQLAEGGRLVQPITGGGTDQVFAFTKHEGRLTREELVTPAYFVPLVGRYGQQSHGR; this is encoded by the coding sequence ATGGTGCCCCAGCGGGGCGGTGGGGACGCGTTGATCCGGGCGTTGCACGATCACGGGGTTCGTGATCCGCGGGTGCTGGACGCGTTCCGGCGGACGGCCCGTGAGCCGTTCGTTCCGGCCGAGTACGTGGACATGGCGCGGGAGGACGTCCCCGTGCCCATCCCGCACGGCCAGGTGACCTCCCAGCCCTCGCTCATCGCCCGGATGGTCGCCGCGCTCCGGCTCACCGGCCGCGAGCGGGTCCTGGAGGTCGGGACGGGGCTGGGGTTCCAGACCGCCGTGCTCGGGCGGCTCGCCGGTGAGGTGTGGTCCGTCGAGCAGTACGCCGACCTCGCCGAACAGGCCCGCGCCAACCTCACGGCGGCCGGTGTCCGCAACGCGACCGTGGTCGTCGGCGACGGCACGCAGGGGCTCGCGGAACACGCCCCCTATGACGGCATCGTCGTCTCCGCGGCGGCCCCGCAGGTGCCGTCCCCGCTCGCCGCGCAGCTCGCCGAGGGCGGGCGTCTCGTCCAGCCCATCACCGGCGGCGGCACCGACCAGGTCTTCGCGTTCACCAAGCACGAGGGGCGGCTGACGCGGGAGGAACTGGTGACGCCCGCCTACTTCGTGCCCCTGGTCGGCCGGTACGGACAGCAGTCGCATGGTCGGTGA
- a CDS encoding ExeM/NucH family extracellular endonuclease: MPNTPRTRTAVATAALAAGTLVGLGGAAEAAQTGCDTPATHRIAQVQGPGEATPLNGSTVRVEGVVTADFQRGDQLGGFFVQDPDPDDDPATSEGLFVFAGTSRGDVKVGDRVLVTGRAIEFNGLTELSPVTAVDVCGTGAVAPTAYDLPRPEGVSFEPHEGMLLTFPERLTATEHYQLGRYGELTVSAQGRLFQPTDRPGVSQEANDRRRLLIDDGSNRQNPPNVPFTSPEPVRLGDTVRGLTGVLGYGFGQYRLQPTAQATFERTNPRPAAPGPVGPANVKVASFNTLNWFTTLDRRGADSPEEQERQLTKLVAALKGLDADVVGLMEVENNGDTAVKALVDRLNAEVGAGTYSWIRHPNPGTDEIHVTLIYKPGEVEPVGAPRSSTDENFDRPPLAQTFRRVSGGEPFTVIVNHFKSKGCDGATGEEADQGDGQGCWNPKRVRQARAVAALAADVPHPLVIGDLNAYGTEDPIRTLEKAGLHSQTERFVPAHRRYSYVFDGQSGELDHVLAGRSLARRVTGATIWHINADEPLILDYNTEYNPPSLYKPDAYRSSDHDPVLIGLRLHGGH; this comes from the coding sequence ATGCCCAACACACCCAGGACCCGCACCGCGGTGGCGACCGCAGCCCTCGCCGCCGGAACGCTCGTCGGCCTCGGCGGCGCCGCCGAGGCCGCGCAGACCGGCTGCGACACCCCGGCGACCCACCGGATCGCCCAGGTGCAGGGGCCCGGCGAGGCCACCCCCCTCAACGGGAGCACGGTCCGGGTCGAGGGCGTCGTCACCGCGGACTTCCAGCGCGGCGACCAGCTCGGCGGCTTCTTCGTCCAGGACCCGGACCCCGACGACGACCCCGCCACCTCCGAGGGCCTGTTCGTGTTCGCGGGCACCTCGCGCGGGGACGTCAAGGTCGGCGACCGGGTCCTGGTGACCGGGCGGGCCATCGAGTTCAACGGGCTGACCGAGCTGTCCCCCGTCACCGCCGTGGACGTGTGCGGCACCGGCGCCGTCGCGCCCACCGCGTACGACCTGCCCCGTCCGGAGGGCGTGTCGTTCGAGCCGCACGAGGGGATGCTGCTGACCTTCCCCGAGCGGCTCACCGCCACCGAGCACTACCAGCTCGGCCGGTACGGGGAGCTGACGGTCTCGGCGCAGGGCCGGCTGTTCCAGCCCACCGACCGGCCCGGGGTCTCGCAGGAGGCCAACGACCGGCGGCGGCTGCTGATCGACGACGGCTCCAACCGGCAGAACCCGCCGAACGTGCCGTTCACCTCGCCCGAGCCGGTGCGGCTGGGCGACACGGTGCGCGGGCTGACCGGAGTGCTCGGCTACGGGTTCGGCCAGTACCGGCTGCAGCCCACCGCGCAGGCGACGTTCGAGCGGACCAACCCGCGCCCGGCCGCCCCCGGCCCGGTGGGCCCGGCGAACGTGAAGGTCGCCTCGTTCAACACCCTCAACTGGTTCACCACGCTGGACCGGCGCGGCGCCGACAGCCCCGAGGAGCAGGAACGGCAGCTCACCAAGCTGGTCGCCGCCCTCAAGGGCCTGGACGCCGACGTGGTCGGGCTGATGGAGGTCGAGAACAACGGCGACACCGCCGTCAAGGCCCTGGTCGACCGGCTCAACGCCGAGGTCGGCGCGGGCACGTACTCCTGGATCCGGCACCCCAACCCGGGCACCGACGAGATCCACGTGACCCTGATCTACAAGCCCGGCGAGGTCGAGCCGGTCGGGGCTCCGCGTTCCTCCACGGACGAGAACTTCGACCGCCCGCCGCTGGCGCAGACGTTCCGGCGGGTCTCGGGCGGCGAGCCGTTCACCGTGATCGTCAACCACTTCAAGTCCAAGGGCTGCGACGGCGCCACCGGCGAGGAGGCCGACCAGGGCGACGGCCAGGGATGCTGGAACCCCAAGCGGGTCAGGCAGGCCCGGGCGGTCGCCGCGCTCGCCGCCGACGTGCCGCACCCGCTGGTGATCGGCGACCTGAACGCCTACGGCACCGAGGACCCGATCAGGACGCTGGAGAAGGCGGGGCTGCACAGCCAGACCGAGCGGTTCGTCCCGGCGCACCGCCGCTACAGCTACGTCTTCGACGGCCAGTCCGGCGAGCTGGACCACGTGCTGGCGGGCCGTTCGCTGGCCCGCCGCGTCACCGGCGCGACCATCTGGCACATCAACGCCGACGAGCCGCTCATCCTGGACTACAACACCGAGTACAACCCGCCGTCCCTCTACAAGCCGGACGCCTACCGCTCCAGCGACCACGACCCGGTCCTCATCGGCCTCCGCCTCCACGGCGGCCACTGA
- a CDS encoding AraC family transcriptional regulator, translating to MDALAGLLDGPRARGALLLRTVLDAPWSMRVQDRAPLTLVALLRGHAWVWRNGEEPVRADAGDILLVRGPDPYFVADVPGRRPDIIVYPNGRCATLDGRPLHDALMLGVRTWGNDPDGAHQMLVGTYQMDGEISRRLLEALPPLVVMPAGAVDTPLVGLLGAEMAVDRPGQQVMLDRLLDLLLITVVRAWFDRAGQAAPAWYRAHADPVVGRALRLIHDDPAHPWTVASLAARTGVSRAALARRFAALVGEPPMTYLTGWRLALAADLLREPDATVEGVARRVGYSTPFALSAAFKRVRGVSPREFRARALAG from the coding sequence ATGGACGCACTGGCGGGCCTGCTGGACGGGCCACGGGCCCGAGGGGCGCTCCTGCTGCGGACGGTGCTGGACGCGCCCTGGTCGATGCGGGTGCAGGACCGCGCGCCGCTCACCCTGGTGGCGCTGCTGCGCGGGCACGCCTGGGTGTGGCGGAACGGCGAGGAGCCGGTCAGGGCCGACGCCGGGGACATCCTGCTGGTGCGCGGGCCGGACCCGTACTTCGTCGCCGACGTTCCGGGCCGGCGGCCGGACATCATCGTCTACCCCAACGGCCGGTGCGCCACCCTGGACGGGCGGCCCCTGCACGACGCGCTGATGCTGGGCGTGCGGACCTGGGGGAACGACCCGGACGGGGCGCACCAGATGCTGGTCGGCACCTACCAGATGGACGGCGAGATCAGCAGGCGGCTGCTGGAGGCCCTGCCGCCGCTGGTGGTCATGCCGGCCGGAGCGGTGGACACCCCGCTGGTGGGGCTGCTGGGCGCGGAGATGGCGGTGGACCGGCCGGGGCAGCAGGTCATGCTGGACCGGCTGCTGGACCTGCTGCTGATCACGGTGGTGCGGGCCTGGTTCGACCGGGCCGGGCAGGCCGCGCCCGCCTGGTACCGGGCGCACGCCGACCCGGTGGTGGGGCGGGCGCTGCGGCTGATCCACGACGACCCGGCGCATCCGTGGACGGTGGCGTCACTGGCGGCGCGCACGGGGGTGTCCCGGGCGGCGCTGGCCCGCCGGTTCGCCGCGCTGGTGGGCGAGCCGCCGATGACGTACCTGACCGGCTGGCGGCTGGCGCTGGCCGCCGACCTGCTGCGCGAGCCGGACGCCACGGTCGAGGGGGTGGCCCGGCGGGTCGGCTACAGCACGCCGTTCGCGCTGAGCGCGGCGTTCAAGCGGGTGCGCGGGGTCAGCCCGCGGGAGTTCCGCGCCCGGGCGCTCGCGGGCTGA
- a CDS encoding NAD(P)H-binding protein has translation MADNEMTLVLGGTGKTGRRVAERLKERAVPVRIGSRSADPAFDWEDPGTWAAVLDGVTSVYVAYQPDLAVPQAPAAITAFTEAAREAGVRRLVLLSGRGEEEARRCEDIVWNSGLEWTIVRAAWFHQNFSESDMLGWILDGALVVPAGRAPEPYVDADDIADVAVAALTEDGHAGRVHEVTGPRPLTFADVAAEISAATGREIALVEVPVERYPQVLADAGVPAEAAGLLTYLFVTIMDGRNSHVTDGVRRALGREPRDFTDYARSAAASGVWDPPKD, from the coding sequence ATGGCAGACAACGAGATGACCCTGGTCCTGGGCGGCACCGGCAAGACCGGCCGTCGTGTCGCAGAGAGGCTGAAGGAACGCGCCGTTCCCGTCCGGATCGGCTCCCGGTCCGCGGACCCCGCGTTCGACTGGGAGGACCCGGGCACCTGGGCGGCGGTGCTGGACGGCGTGACCTCGGTGTACGTGGCCTACCAGCCCGACCTGGCGGTCCCGCAGGCCCCGGCGGCGATCACCGCGTTCACCGAGGCGGCCCGGGAGGCCGGGGTGCGGCGGCTGGTGCTGCTGTCGGGCCGCGGCGAGGAGGAGGCGCGGCGCTGCGAGGACATCGTCTGGAACAGCGGCCTGGAGTGGACGATCGTCCGCGCCGCCTGGTTCCACCAGAACTTCAGCGAGAGCGACATGCTCGGCTGGATCCTGGACGGGGCGCTGGTGGTCCCGGCCGGGCGCGCGCCCGAGCCGTACGTGGACGCCGACGACATCGCCGACGTGGCGGTGGCCGCGCTCACCGAGGACGGGCACGCCGGGCGCGTCCACGAGGTGACCGGGCCGCGGCCGCTGACCTTCGCCGACGTGGCCGCCGAGATCTCCGCCGCCACCGGCCGCGAGATCGCGCTGGTCGAGGTGCCGGTGGAGCGGTACCCGCAGGTGCTGGCCGACGCCGGGGTCCCGGCCGAGGCCGCCGGCCTGCTGACGTACCTGTTCGTCACCATCATGGACGGCCGCAACTCGCACGTGACCGACGGGGTGCGCCGGGCCCTGGGGCGCGAGCCCCGCGACTTCACCGACTACGCCCGTTCCGCCGCCGCGTCCGGCGTGTGGGACCCGCCGAAGGACTGA
- a CDS encoding anthrone oxygenase family protein, with the protein MKTLQIVSLISATVTMGWTAGLFAAFSYAVMPGLGRTEDRVFVDAVQRINAAILNGWFALGFVGAIVFTGLAAVLHLGGGQRPVLPWLVAAFVLYAAVLAITFGINVPLNNAIDAAGNVDAIGDLAAVRAAFETRWVRWNAVRAVLSTAALGCLAWALIRYGRTM; encoded by the coding sequence GTGAAGACCTTGCAGATCGTGTCGCTGATCTCGGCGACGGTCACGATGGGGTGGACGGCGGGCCTGTTCGCCGCCTTCTCGTACGCGGTCATGCCCGGCCTCGGCCGGACCGAGGACCGGGTGTTCGTGGACGCCGTGCAGCGGATCAACGCCGCCATCCTCAACGGCTGGTTCGCCCTCGGCTTCGTCGGCGCGATCGTGTTCACCGGCCTGGCCGCCGTCCTGCACCTGGGCGGCGGCCAGCGGCCGGTGCTGCCGTGGCTGGTCGCCGCGTTCGTGCTGTACGCGGCGGTGCTGGCCATCACGTTCGGGATCAACGTGCCGCTCAACAACGCCATCGACGCGGCCGGGAACGTGGACGCGATCGGTGACCTGGCCGCCGTGCGCGCCGCGTTCGAGACCCGCTGGGTCCGCTGGAACGCCGTCCGCGCCGTGCTGTCCACCGCGGCCCTGGGCTGCCTGGCCTGGGCGCTGATCCGGTACGGGCGCACCATGTGA
- a CDS encoding cellulase family glycosylhydrolase, translated as MAALAAATVPAGPPAWAADDTAAPSALVIAPEAGDWVFRDRAGRRITLRGFNVSGSAKLYENGLLPFRSTADAARSAQAMRDLTGANAIRFLITWEGVQPAPDRIDHAYLDRAAAQIRQFTDRGFHVLLDYHQDLYSAHLFHEDSWYTGDGAPAWVVEGGGYPRESCGICIMWGQNMMTNEAVRAAARDFWNNREIRTPAGPVKVQDAYLAQARAALTHLRQRLAPEQFDAILGVDPFNEPFDGGRDGTGAEWEKTHLMPFYERFRGVMDEAGWSGKPAFVEPLPFWNVGFFEEGGLSQVGRIGTRYVFNSHFYDGARMTIDPRPAGDGTYDDVMNEIRARARDLGTAAFLSEYGNRMSGTGSSRTPWMIRAMYQAQDHGVPGRSWWTDAASGGTVLSSTHWHWDIYSGRHHELMNGNPGKVRTEGDGWNDEDFSVVRTDDSGGVVLRLDRRVLDRLYPAAVAGDVLAFAYEDLARSGFAGEGAQAQWLASPQNMPNVAALTRGRQFGVLVWRSTGSGPTELHLPGSFAPSGTVLVGDLGTHHGLPTSGPVRVALEEGSATARRLVIDRTPPGSLHVALIVNAATDVPADRLAAARAELTAWANSRFGS; from the coding sequence GTGGCGGCCCTGGCCGCCGCCACCGTGCCGGCCGGGCCGCCCGCCTGGGCCGCCGACGACACCGCCGCCCCCTCCGCCCTGGTCATCGCCCCCGAGGCGGGGGACTGGGTATTCCGCGACCGCGCCGGACGCCGGATCACCCTGCGCGGCTTCAACGTCTCCGGCAGCGCCAAGCTCTACGAGAACGGCCTGCTGCCGTTCCGCAGCACCGCCGACGCCGCCAGGTCCGCGCAGGCCATGCGGGACCTGACCGGCGCGAACGCGATCCGCTTCCTGATCACCTGGGAGGGCGTGCAGCCCGCCCCCGACCGGATCGACCACGCCTACCTGGACCGGGCCGCCGCGCAGATCCGGCAGTTCACCGACCGGGGCTTCCACGTCCTGCTCGACTACCACCAGGACCTGTACTCGGCCCATCTGTTCCACGAGGACAGCTGGTACACCGGGGACGGCGCGCCCGCCTGGGTGGTGGAGGGCGGCGGCTATCCGCGCGAGTCCTGCGGGATCTGCATCATGTGGGGCCAGAACATGATGACCAACGAGGCGGTCCGCGCCGCCGCCCGGGACTTCTGGAACAACCGCGAGATCCGGACCCCCGCCGGGCCGGTGAAGGTCCAGGACGCCTACCTCGCCCAGGCCAGGGCGGCCCTGACCCACCTCAGGCAGCGGCTCGCGCCGGAGCAGTTCGACGCGATCCTCGGCGTGGACCCGTTCAACGAGCCGTTCGACGGCGGCCGGGACGGCACCGGCGCCGAGTGGGAGAAGACCCACCTGATGCCGTTCTACGAGCGGTTCCGCGGCGTGATGGACGAGGCCGGATGGTCGGGCAAGCCCGCGTTCGTGGAGCCGCTGCCGTTCTGGAACGTCGGGTTCTTCGAGGAGGGCGGCCTGTCGCAGGTCGGCCGGATCGGCACCCGGTACGTGTTCAACAGCCACTTCTACGACGGCGCCCGGATGACCATCGACCCCAGGCCCGCCGGTGACGGCACCTACGACGACGTGATGAACGAGATCCGCGCCCGCGCCCGCGACCTGGGCACGGCGGCGTTCCTGTCCGAGTACGGCAACCGCATGTCCGGCACCGGCAGCTCCCGCACCCCCTGGATGATCCGCGCCATGTACCAGGCGCAGGACCACGGCGTGCCCGGCCGTTCCTGGTGGACGGACGCGGCGTCGGGCGGCACCGTGCTGTCGTCCACCCACTGGCACTGGGACATCTACAGCGGCCGTCACCACGAGCTGATGAACGGCAACCCCGGCAAGGTGCGGACCGAGGGCGACGGCTGGAACGACGAGGACTTCTCCGTGGTGCGGACCGACGACTCCGGCGGCGTCGTCCTGCGTCTGGACCGACGGGTCCTGGACCGTCTCTACCCGGCCGCCGTCGCCGGTGACGTGCTGGCGTTCGCCTACGAGGACCTGGCCCGCTCCGGGTTCGCCGGGGAGGGCGCGCAGGCGCAGTGGCTGGCCTCCCCGCAGAACATGCCGAACGTCGCCGCGCTGACCAGGGGCCGCCAGTTCGGCGTGCTGGTGTGGCGCTCCACCGGCTCCGGCCCGACCGAACTGCACCTGCCGGGCTCGTTCGCCCCGTCCGGCACCGTCCTGGTCGGCGACCTGGGCACCCACCACGGCCTGCCCACGTCAGGCCCCGTCCGCGTCGCCCTGGAGGAGGGGTCCGCGACCGCCCGCCGCCTGGTGATCGACCGGACCCCGCCGGGCTCGCTCCACGTCGCCCTGATCGTGAACGCCGCCACCGACGTCCCCGCCGACCGCCTCGCCGCCGCCCGCGCCGAACTCACCGCCTGGGCGAACAGCCGCTTCGGCTCCTGA
- the bla gene encoding class A beta-lactamase, with the protein MEQALRARWRTALGAAAVAASMLFGAAACGSEPTRTTAAGSQSTLTTAPAFEAAGQAEVRRRLRALEAEYEGGRIGAYAIDTATGRTVGYRAQETFPMLSTFKAMACAAVLHKARTADPGLLERVIRYTADDLVDHSPETGKEENLKAGMTVSALCEATITLSDNTAGNLVLRQIGGPAGLTAYLRSLGDPRSRLDRWELELNDWRPGERRDTTTPALMAQNLRKVTTTDALAGPDRARLIAWLRANTTGDARIRAGLPGDWTVGDKTGTGGTYATANDIAIVWPEGATAPLIMAVYTNRGTPDATADNTFVARTATILAQGLGKLP; encoded by the coding sequence ATGGAGCAGGCCCTGCGCGCCCGGTGGCGCACCGCGCTGGGGGCGGCGGCGGTCGCGGCGTCGATGCTGTTCGGGGCGGCCGCCTGCGGAAGTGAGCCCACCCGGACCACCGCCGCCGGGTCGCAGAGCACGCTGACGACCGCGCCGGCCTTCGAGGCCGCCGGCCAGGCCGAGGTCCGGCGGCGGCTGCGCGCGCTGGAGGCCGAGTACGAGGGCGGCCGGATCGGCGCGTACGCCATCGACACCGCGACCGGCCGGACGGTGGGGTACCGGGCGCAGGAGACGTTCCCGATGCTGTCCACGTTCAAGGCGATGGCCTGCGCCGCCGTGCTGCACAAGGCCCGCACCGCCGACCCCGGCCTGCTGGAACGGGTGATCCGCTACACCGCCGACGACCTGGTGGACCACTCGCCGGAGACCGGGAAGGAGGAGAACCTGAAGGCCGGGATGACCGTCTCAGCCCTGTGCGAGGCGACCATCACCCTCAGCGACAACACGGCGGGGAACCTGGTCCTCAGGCAGATCGGCGGCCCGGCCGGGCTGACCGCGTACCTGCGTTCGCTCGGCGACCCCCGTTCGCGGCTGGACCGCTGGGAACTCGAGCTGAACGACTGGCGGCCCGGCGAGCGCCGCGACACCACCACCCCCGCCCTGATGGCGCAGAACCTGCGGAAGGTCACCACCACCGACGCGCTGGCCGGACCGGACCGCGCCCGGCTGATCGCCTGGCTGCGCGCCAACACCACCGGCGACGCCCGCATCCGCGCGGGCCTGCCCGGGGACTGGACGGTCGGCGACAAGACCGGCACCGGCGGGACCTACGCCACCGCCAACGACATCGCGATCGTCTGGCCCGAGGGCGCCACCGCCCCGCTGATCATGGCCGTCTACACCAACCGCGGCACGCCCGACGCCACCGCCGACAACACGTTCGTCGCCCGCACCGCCACCATCCTCGCCCAGGGCCTCGGCAAGCTGCCCTGA